The nucleotide window TTATTTTGTCAACACTGGCCATTCATGCTTCATTCATTAGTTTATCACATGGTATTAGTCAGACAAAAATGTCCCAATTATCCGGTCGCTCCGAGTATTTTTCCTGACATTCAAGAGTTTCTTGTGGAAAACAAGCCGAGCATTTAAGGAGACTGTGGAGAGAGACACAAGACGCTGCTTCTTGCTGTTCCTGTAAgtatgttctttttaaaaaggagttAGATTTGCTTTTTAtgatttttcttcatttgtcaCTGTTCCTGAGAGCTGTGTGCTACTTTCGTTACCTCTTAAGCGTAATAAATTTGATCCAGAAAGTAAAACGGTTACGTTAAAATGTCGAATTTGTTCTTCTGGATACAGCGTTCTCGGCTTCGGGATTAAAAGAATCAAttttctgggatttccttacctggattaTTAAGGATGTCTCAAAATAAATCAGTTGAGTGCGGCTACAGCCTAGAATCTGTCAGCACTGTGTCAGCATGTTATAATCCTAAAGACCCTGTAACAAGCTTTAAATTTATTCAGTTACTATTAAAGCTACAAAACCTTCTCCTTCAATGCCAGTATTCGTGTCTTTCATGGACTATCTTCTCATTTCCAGGACCAAATACAGCCTGCTCCTTTCAAGAGTGAGAACATGTTGTTCTAGTAGGGACACAGCACCCTCCGGTGGCACACAAGGACATGGTGATCTCATTCCTCTGGGCTGTGGTCACTTATGTGCCCCTTCTGTGGTTTATGAGGGTGACTGAAGGGATGCCTGACCCCGCTCAGAGGGACCTGCTGATGCGTCAGGAGGCATCCAGGCAAACGGGTGGACGAGTGGTGCTGACAGCGGCCGAGCAGAAGCTGGACGCTTACCTCCACCGATTGAAGGAGCAAGAGATGTCTGCCACACCTTTTCCTCCTGCTTTGCATTTCTTCAAAGCAAAACCTCTCATTGAGAAGAGCCCGGTCTTCAAACTGCTGCAAAAGATGCCCAAAGGTGATGTTAAACCTTTGGCTGGCCTACTGCATCAGTCCACCAGAAACAGATGCAGGAGCTTAGAAGGTCAAGGGGACCCGACCAAATCTAATgctgttattgtttattttggCAGTTAAAGGTCATGGTCATTGTGACCTCAGGTTAATCCTAAATGTGGCCTGAAGGATAAAGTGATTAGATTTTGGCAGACAAAGAATAAAAGGTAAAGCTACAGGAACTTCAGAAAATGAGTAAAAACAATAAGTCATTATGTGATTAAACTTTGGTGGAGGCTGTCTCAGCACAAATTTCATTATTTCAGCACTGCAGCAATTCTCAAAAGTCATATTTCTGGTCTCCTTTACGTCACAGCTGCGCAGCACGCCCAGGCTGGATTTTACCTAGGCTTTCTTTAATAGCTTTCTCTGATATTTCATATACTGTAGTGTGCTGTAAAAGCTGTGTGTATTAGCAACGGAGAGAACAAAATATGATTTGGGGAAAAAATTAATAAGAGGAATGCAGATGTGGTGCTTGATGTCTAATCCACTAGATGTTTTCAGAAAAGCAAAGATGAGCAGACTGACAAATATCAAACAAAATCACTAGAAACTGTGAGgttgtttagtttttcttagatTTATCAGGTGTGGAAGGCCTTTTAATATTCCTGCACCCTGGGGCCTGTCTTACAAGTCATTCATGATTACTTTCAGTGTTTGTCTTTGAGGTTATATCTGGCTGTTTGGGTGACAGGCGCAGCCCTCCACATCCACAGCTCCTCACTGGTCAGTGTTGAGTGGCTGGTGAAGAACATCACCTACAGACCTAACTGCTACATCTGCTTCACTTGGGACAACTCGGTCCGCTTCCAGTTCTCAGCTCGCCAGCCCTTCCCACGCTGGGACTGCTTCTACTGGCAGCTGCTCGAGACCTTGAGAGCCAAAATAGGAGATCCTACTGGCTTTGATAACAGGTTAGGTAACATCTAACTCTCACCTGAACATGTAAAGTCAAGTTGTAGTGGGAAACCTTAACACTGAAAGGTCGTTTTTGGGTGGTTTACAGTTTAATGCAGCACCTCACTCTGTTCACCGAGGATCCAGATGGTCAATACCCAAGCCAAGACGTTGTGTGGGGGAAATTTGAGAAAGCCTTCATCGCATCTGCGGGCTTAGTCACCCATGCTCCAGTCCTGAAGGATTATTTTTATAAAGGCCTAGAGGAGCTTCACCGCGACAACATCCTGTATCTGGAACTGAGGAGCGGCCTCTcaagggtttgtttgtttgtttacacctGATCCTTGTAGCGTCAGCCTGTGCTAAACAGCTACATCAGTGGCAGCGGTATATCTGACATTTCTACATTTCTAACTGAAACCTTTCTGTGTTGCAGACATACGAGCTCGATGGAACTATTCACGATAAGTTCTGGACTCTGAAAACATTTCAAGAAGTTACAAAGAAATTTATAGGAGACCATCCAGACTTTCTCGGGGCTCGTATcataatttctgtccacagGTAAAATATGTCAAAGAGAGGGCTTCTCTAAAATTACGCTCCATTTTAAGTGACGACTGAGGCTCTCTAAGCACTGCACAAATTATTAGCTTCATTATTATAATACTGTGGAAAAGTTCACTATGTGTGCCttttctgtgtcctgttttccttccttcaCCCCCAATCTGGGCGGCCCGtccctgagcctggtcctgCCAGAGGTATCTTCCTGttaaagagtttttccttcctattgTCACCAAGTTTTTGCTCATAGAGgctcatttgattgttgggagtttctctgtattattttagggtttTTATCTTACAAactaaagcaccttgaggcaggCTGTTGTCATTTGGTGCtagataaataaaagtgaattgaactgaataaagGGATAAACCTCTGCTGACTGTAATATTATGTTCAGTATTGTAAAACCTTTATCCTGCTAGAACTGTTGAAGCTGGGTTAAGAAAAGAGGTGacgatcagtgagcagcagtatgACTTCATCCTGAGAAAGAGCACTACAGACGCTTTGAG belongs to Oreochromis niloticus isolate F11D_XX linkage group LG17, O_niloticus_UMD_NMBU, whole genome shotgun sequence and includes:
- the ada2b gene encoding adenosine deaminase 2-A codes for the protein MVISFLWAVVTYVPLLWFMRVTEGMPDPAQRDLLMRQEASRQTGGRVVLTAAEQKLDAYLHRLKEQEMSATPFPPALHFFKAKPLIEKSPVFKLLQKMPKGAALHIHSSSLVSVEWLVKNITYRPNCYICFTWDNSVRFQFSARQPFPRWDCFYWQLLETLRAKIGDPTGFDNSLMQHLTLFTEDPDGQYPSQDVVWGKFEKAFIASAGLVTHAPVLKDYFYKGLEELHRDNILYLELRSGLSRTYELDGTIHDKFWTLKTFQEVTKKFIGDHPDFLGARIIISVHRALSISEVKAAVKEAIQLQKDFPDVVAGFDMVGREDSGKSLWFFREALSLPAELGVRLPYFFHAGETDDEGTDTDQNILDALLFNTTRIGHGYALAHHPLAKELSRKRNVAVELCPISNQVLKLVSDLRNHPATVLMSEGHPMVISADDPSLFGTTGLSYDFYQAFVGIGGLKANLGTLKELAANSITYSSLPAHLKDSGRAMWQKKWDAFISANL